The window CGACTTTTCCGGCCGCGACATCGAAGGCTGAGACGATCTCGATGTCGTCGAGGCGATAGCCGCCGAGTTCGACGTGCATCAGGCCGGGAACGGTCTCGCTGTCGTTCAGGCCGCGATAGAAGCCGAGGCCCTGCACCAGCGACGACGCGCAGTTGCCGACGCCGATGATGCCGATCCGTATCTTGCCCTGTGCCATCTCGCTCACCGTCTGTCACGCCCGGAACGCCCGGAACGGCGGCGGGGAAGGAATGTTCCCGGCGGCGGGGCGGAATTCGGCCTTCGTCCGGCCAAGGGCAACCGGATCAGTCCTCGGCCGTTGTCGTCATGAACCGGACATATCGACCGGAGGCCGGGAAGGGATCGGCGTGATCATCCATGGTGACAGCGAGCGGTGGGAGGCGGCCGAAGCGGTCAGGGCATCCGTCCTGGGCGCGCTCGCGGCCGTGCGCACCGCGGGTGACGGCATAAGCCGGCACGACGCGCTGGTCGACGCGTTCATACGCGCGGGCGAACTCGTGCAGGGTCTGGCGGATGCGGACTTCGACCGCTTCGGCTTCGATGTGGTTTCGCGCACCCAGCGCCGGGGCGCGGCCGTGCTGCTCGCATTCGCCCATGCCATCCTGCAGACACGCGGTGGAGGGCGGGATTTCGACGCGGGCACGCTCGACGAGATCGCGCGGCAGCTCGCGGCGCTGCCATGCGACGGATTGGTCAGGACGCGCAGCTGCGAGGGATACGCCCATTATGCCGTGATGCCGGAGAGCTATCTCGCGGCGGCGCGGCAATCCGGCCTCGATTCCGCGACCTGCGTCATCGGCCTGCGCAGCATCGGCACGGGGCTCGCCGCGCTGGTGGCGGCCGCTCTCGGTGCGGAGCCGCCGATCAGCCTGCGTCCCACAGGGCACCCCTTCGACCGCGAGATACGGGCGAGCCCCGACCTGATCGTCCGGGCGGTCGGGAAGCCGGGCGTGCGGTTTGCGATCGTCGACGAGGGCCCCGGACTGTCCGGGTCGTCGTTCGCAGCCGCCGCGCGGTGGCTGATCGAGAACGGCGTCGGCAAAGAGCGCATCCATTTCTTCCCGAGCCATAGCGGAGAGCCGGGGCAGGCCGCCTCAGAGCGCACGCGGGCGCTGTGGCAGGACATTCCGCATCACGTCTGCGGGGAGGACATCCTGCTAGCGCCGGACGGGCTCGGTGACCAGCTCCGTCCCCTGATCGGGCCGCTTACGCGGCCGCTGGAAGACATTTCCGCCGGACGGTGGCGGCGCAGGGCGGGGATCGAGGGCTACGCACCCGTCGACCTCCGGTTCGAGCGGCGCAAGTTCCTCGCCCATGCCGAGAGCGGACGCTGGCTTATCAAGTTTGCCGGGCTCGGCGCGGTCGGGCAGTCGAAGCTGCGGCGCGCGCGCACCCTGGCCGACGCGGGCTTCACGCCCGAAATCGCCGGGCTCTGCCGCGGGTTCATCGTCGAGCGGTGGATTGCGCACCGCACGACGGGCGTGCCGCTGTGGGACGGTTCCGCCCGTTCCGATCAAAGCCCCGACCGCAGCCGGCTGATGGACCGGCTCGCCGACTACATGGCCTACCGCGCCACGCATCTCCGCTCCGACGAGCCGGGCGCTTCGCTTGAAAAGCTCCGGGAGATGGCCGTGCACAATACCGGGCTCGCGCTCGGCAGTGCGGCGGGGGCGGTGCTGGAGCGGCTCCTGCGCGAGATCAGCACCCTCGCGCCGTCGGTGCGGCCGATCGAGATCGACGGCAGGCTGCACGCCTGGGAATGGATCGCGACGCCGGGCGGGCTCGTGAAGGTCGATGCGATCGACCACTGTCACGGCCACGACTTGATCGGCTGCCAGGACGTCGCCTGGGACGTCGTCGGCGCGATCGTGGAGCACGGCCTTTCGGCGGAGGAATATCGGGCGCTTTGCGGGCGCATGGCCGAGCGCGGCGTCGGCGTCGATGCCCGCCTGATCCGCGCCCTGCTGCCGTGCTATCTCGCCTTTCAGCTCGGATTGTGGTCGAGCGCCGTGCCGCCTTCGTCGTCAGGTGCCGCGATATCGGACCGCCTCGCCGCCTTCTACGGCGAGGGATTGCGGCAATTGCTCGAGCGCACGCCCATCGCGTGATGAAGGGAGGGAACTTACCTTCCGTTTCCACGTTGAGCATCATCACGCATTATCAGGCACCCCGTGGAGGCTCAGCCTTGAACGCCGTCCTCCCAAAACGAACGGACGCAAACTCCGTCGTCGAGGTCATTCCTGCGCTCCGGGCATTCGCCCGGACCTTCTGCAGAGACCCACACGATGCGGACGACCTCGTCCAGGAAACGCTCGCCAAGGCGATCGCCAATCTCGACAAGTTCGAGGACGGCACCCGCCTCAAGTCGTGGCTCTTCACCATCATGCGCAATACGTTCTATTCGCGCATCCGGATCACCAATCGCGAAGTTTTAGGCGCGGCCGACAATCTGCCCGAGCCCGCTGTGTCCGCGACGCAGGAGTGGTCGCTGCGGGGGCTGGAGGTTCGCGAGGCGGTGGAACGGCTTCCGCCGAACTACCGCGAGGTGCTCGTGCTCATCGGCGTCCTCGGCATGAGCTACGAGGAAACCGCCGTGATCTGCGGTTGCGCCATGGGCACGATCAAGAGCCGTCTCAACCGCGCCCGCGCGAGCGTGCTCGAAATGCTCGGCGAAAACTCGGCCGAGGCGCTGGTGGAATCGGCGGAATGGCTGAAGCCTCCCCCGTTCGCCGCCGGAAACCCGCAGAAACGCTAATCTCCCGTCCGCGCTGATTTTCCATTGTTCCGCTGTTGCGCCCCGACCGGCACCTGCCCGGCCGGGGCGTTTTCGTTCGCTCAGCCCATCGCGCTGGCCTGCGTCTGCGCCGCATCGTCCGCCACCGGCCTGCGCCGCTTGCGCGCGGAGGGGGGCACTGTCGCCCCCTCCTCCAGCACGGCCTCGCGGGCGAAATGGTGGATCGTTGCGGCCAGCCCCTTGCGGAGCGGCACGGCCGGACGCCAGCCGAGAAGCTCCGTGGCGAGGCCGATATCCGGCCGGCGGCGCTTCGGGTCGTCCTCCGGCAGCGGCCTGAAGACGATCGGGGAGCGCGATCCGGTCATTTCCAGCACCATGGACGCGAGATCGATGACGGTGAACTCACCGGGATTGCCGAGATTGACCGGGCCGTCCGGAGCCGGGTCGACTTCCATCAGCCGCATCAGGCCCTCGACGAGATCCGATACGAAGCAGAACGAGCGCGTCTGCGAGCCGTCGCCGTAGATGGTGAGCGGGCGGCCGGTCAGTGCCTGAACAATGAGGTTGGAGACGATCCGGCCGTCGCGAGGGTGCATCCTCGGACCGTAGGTGTTGAAGATCCGGGCGACGCGGATATCGGCGCGGCCCGCGCGCAGATAGTCGAAGCACATCGCTTCGGCCGCGCGCTTGCCCTCGTCGTAGCAGGCACGCGGGCCGGTGCAGTTGACATGACCGGTATAGCTCTCAGTCTGCGGATGAATCTCCGGGTCTCCATAGACCTCGCTCGTCGACGCCTGGAGGAAACGCGCGCCGTTGCGCTCGGTGAGTTCGAGAAGATTCAGCGTGCCGACGACGCACGTCCGCATCGTGTGAACCGGATCGGCCTGATAGTGAGGCGGCGAGGCTGCGCAGGCGAGATTGTAGACGCGGTCGACGGGCTCCCCCGGATCGAACGGCTGGCAGATGTCGCCCGCGATCAGCCGGAAGCGGCGGTGGCTGGCGAAGGCCTCGACATTCGCCTTCGTCCCGGTCAGGAAATTGTCGACGCAGAGGACCCGATGCCCCGCCATGAGCAGGGCTTCGCACAGGTGCGAGCCGAGAAAGCCGGCGCCACCGGCAACGACAACGGTATCCGGGCGTCCAATCGTTGATTTCGGCATGTCGCTCCTCCTGCGGTCCGGGCTGGAACGCCCCTTCATCGCGATCAAGTCACGTCGCTTCCGGCTCCGGCGATCGGCCGGCCGCCGCATATCCGGTCGTCATGCCGCCGCGTGGCTCTCCGCCGGCGACGACGGCGGAGCGAGCGCGGAGAGGAAATCCCGGGCCCGGGCCGCCCCGGTGTGGGCGGATGCCACGATCTCACGCGCCGCCGCGGCGACCGCGCGCCGAGCGGTCTCGTCGTCGCCGGCGAGGAGGGCGCAGACATCCTCCGTCCGCTCCGCGACGTGGATCGCCCGCCCGGGGGGAAAGAAGTCGGCCACGCCGGGCCATGGGTCGGTCACGATCGGCACCCCGCAGGCGGCGGCCTCGAACAGGCGCACGCTCGGCGACCAGCCGGCAGCCACCATGTCGCGGCGGGTGACGCTCAGGGTGAAGCGCTGGCGGCTGTAGAACGAGGCGTGCTCGTCGGGCGCCAGATGGTCGATCCGCTCGACATTGGCGGGCCAGTCGATCGTGTCGGGATATTGCGGGCCGGCGACGACGAACCGGCGGCCGGGCATCCGCCGCGCGGGCTCGATGAGGAGCCGTTCGAGCGCTGGCTGCCGGTCCGCGCTGTAGGTGCCGAGGTAGCCGAGATCCCAGCGGACCGGTTCGCCCGTCGCCGCGTAACGCAGGGGGTCGACCGAGCAATAAA of the Pseudoxanthobacter soli DSM 19599 genome contains:
- a CDS encoding sigma-70 family RNA polymerase sigma factor, giving the protein MNAVLPKRTDANSVVEVIPALRAFARTFCRDPHDADDLVQETLAKAIANLDKFEDGTRLKSWLFTIMRNTFYSRIRITNREVLGAADNLPEPAVSATQEWSLRGLEVREAVERLPPNYREVLVLIGVLGMSYEETAVICGCAMGTIKSRLNRARASVLEMLGENSAEALVESAEWLKPPPFAAGNPQKR
- a CDS encoding UDP-glucuronic acid decarboxylase family protein, producing MPKSTIGRPDTVVVAGGAGFLGSHLCEALLMAGHRVLCVDNFLTGTKANVEAFASHRRFRLIAGDICQPFDPGEPVDRVYNLACAASPPHYQADPVHTMRTCVVGTLNLLELTERNGARFLQASTSEVYGDPEIHPQTESYTGHVNCTGPRACYDEGKRAAEAMCFDYLRAGRADIRVARIFNTYGPRMHPRDGRIVSNLIVQALTGRPLTIYGDGSQTRSFCFVSDLVEGLMRLMEVDPAPDGPVNLGNPGEFTVIDLASMVLEMTGSRSPIVFRPLPEDDPKRRRPDIGLATELLGWRPAVPLRKGLAATIHHFAREAVLEEGATVPPSARKRRRPVADDAAQTQASAMG
- a CDS encoding CgeB family protein gives rise to the protein MNAGPRNPDTRNIVFIGLSLSSSWGNGHATTYRSLLRGLAALGHRLTFLERDVPWYAANRDLPDPDFCALHYYRSVDDLTAHHGLLLATADAVVVGSYTPEGIAVIDAVEPLVAGALCFYDIDTPVTLAALEHNPFRSESALAGGACDYLARRQVPFFDLYFSFSGGPNLDRLEREFGARRAEALYCSVDPLRYAATGEPVRWDLGYLGTYSADRQPALERLLIEPARRMPGRRFVVAGPQYPDTIDWPANVERIDHLAPDEHASFYSRQRFTLSVTRRDMVAAGWSPSVRLFEAAACGVPIVTDPWPGVADFFPPGRAIHVAERTEDVCALLAGDDETARRAVAAAAREIVASAHTGAARARDFLSALAPPSSPAESHAAA